The sequence CTTTACTGATGCGACCACTGAACTCATGGTACAAAATGCGCATGCTGATGCGCGAAGCTTAGCTCTTGAATGCAACATCCTTGAAAAAGGAGTTGTTGAAGAGATCCTTGCAAAAGCGCAACGACAGGCAAACGCGGTACAACAACTATCACAATAATCGGAGGACAAAAAAATGGAATACGTTTATGCTGCAATGCTTATCCACAAAGCTGGTGGAAAGATTGATGAAGCTTCAGTAAAAAAAGTGCTTGAAGCTGCTGGTGTCACTGTTGATGAAGCAAGAGTAAAAGCTCTTTGTGCCGCTCTTGAAGGAGTAAACATCGACGAAGCTATTGAAAAAGCTGCTGTTGTTGCTACTCCCGTTGCTGCTGCACCTGCTGCAGGAGGAGATGCTGGAGCTGCACCTGAAGCTAAAGCTGAAGAAAAGAAAGAAGAGAAGAAAGACGACGGCGCAGCTGCTGCAGGTCTTGGCGCTCTTTTCGGATAAATCCGAATTAAATTATTTTAAACTAACCTTGGCATGAAGGCTCTGCCTTCCTCTGCCACTGCTTATCAATGACGCAAGAAGAACAACAAACAACACAGGAAGTTTCCGCTCCTAAAAAAGAGATTGAGCTTCCTCAAGTAGAAGTAGAACAGATTTCTGATCTTACTGCTCTTAAGGCTAAAGTTAAAGAGGCTTTTGAGAAAAAAGAAGAATTATTCAAGAAGCGTCAAGAACTTCAAAAACAGGTTCGCGAATACCTAACCATTCTCAGAAAAGCAAAATCACGTAGGAATAATTATACTAAACAAGTTCAGGATGCAAAAGCACGCAGAGAAGAGCTTAACGAGCTTGTTAAAGAAAAAACAAAGGAGTTAAGTGATCTTAAAAAACAAGCGCGTAGCATTTCTAAAAAAACCGGAGTGAAACTTGACCCCGCTAAGATTAAAAAACAGATTGAAGATATGGAACTTCGTATAGAAACTGGCGCGGTTTCATTTAAAGATGAGCAAAAGTTGATGAAACTTATCAAAGAGAAGAAAGCGCAACTTGAAGAGCTCAAAGACACCTCTGAGATTTTTGAGCAAATCGCGCAAAAAAGTGCTGAGCTTGAAAAACTCAAGGCAAAAGCTGACGAGATACACAAAAAAATTCAGAATAAAGCTAAGACATCTCAAGAACAACATGAGGAATTATTGTTTGCCTCTAAAGAGCTTCGCAGATTGCGCCCTATTGAAGAAGAACTTGAAAAAGAGTTTCTTCTAGCCAAGGCAACATACGAAGCGTATCGCAAGCAACTTCCAGAAGAAGAACGTATCCCTTCTAAGAAAAAACAATCTTCAGCTAAACGTAAAGAAGATGCAAAGGTAAAAGAAGAACAGAAGAAAAAAGTTGAGGAAGGCGCTAAGAGTGTTGAGGAAAAACTCAAAAAAGGTCAAAAACTCACTACGGAAGATCTTCTTCTTATGCAGGCTGCGGGTAAGTAAGCGCATTCGAACAAACACTAAAAGAATAAAAGGTTCTTCAACGGTTTGAAACACGTGTTTAGAAAGGAATCTTCCACGTGAAGAGATTTCCTTGTCTTGGATCTCCTTCTTGTTCTCGACGAAGTTTCTCCTTATACTCTTTTGATAAAGGAGCGCTCACATACGTTGTAGGAAATGTTGACCATTCTTTTGCAAGTTCTCGCGCAAACGCAAGTACTTTTTTACTACTTCTTGCATTTCTTCGAGGGGTGAAATGAAGCGGTGTGCCTGATTCAAATCCTTTGTCATGATTCCAGATATAATGCTGAGGCTTGCGATAAAGGGAGTTTATGAATTCTTGAACTGCTTGTTCTGGTACTTGTCGTAGTCTGTCGCGAAGGTGACCTTTGGGGTATTCGTTGAGTCTTTCAACAAGCGTTATTGTGCGTTCTAACTCTTCGCATTGTCTTTGTGCTTGATCGCGTTGTTCAGGTCGTGATGCGCAGTGCACTGCACGTCTATGAGCATCGAGGTTTTTTCGTGAGAGCTCTCCTGCAAGGTTAAGAAGACTAAACCCATTAGTTGCGTTGTACGGAAGAGGTGCTTCTTCTCCTGTTGCAAAACGTATGATGGTGAAAAGTTGGTCCTCTAGAGAGACTTCTTGTTGGATCTCACGCACTCGTTTTTTGAAAGTGTAAAAGTGATCACTTCTACGATTGCTTGAAAGACAGGTTGCAATACTTAGCGTCTCACTGAATTTTAAATAAGGATAAATTAGATTAAAGGGATGCTCTCTTATTGCGTAGTAGCAGTGTTCAAGAATTTTTGGAAAGTACTTGCGCGTATAAAACAAGGAAGGTTTTTTATCAGGATTATTACTTAATTCTAGAATGAGCTGGTAGGTATCTTGTTGATACGTTCTTTTTTTTGGAAGAGGTCCTGAACGCGCATATGCTACAAAGACTCGAGGGGTTGGTTGTAGGCGGTCTCCTCTGTTCATAAGGAGGCGTAGAAAAAACGTCTATAAAAACATGAGTGTGAAAAAGTATTTAGATTTACTCTGCTGCTTTTGAGCTTTCAGCGTATCCACACTTGCCACAGTGGCTTCGTGTTTTTTGAGCGCTCATGTTATAGCCCGGTCCGCATTTGGGACAGACCTTGTTTTTGAGTTTTCCTGATTCGTATTGTGTGTGAACTTGACGATTTCTTGGTTTTCCTTTCGCTTTTTTTCCCATGTTTAGTCACCCTTTTGTTCTTGAGTTTCTGCTTCTTCTGCGGGTTGTTCTTCTGTAGCTTTTTCTTCTACTGGTTCCGCTGCTGGAGCTTGAGCTTGTTCTTCCTGTGCGGGCGTCTCTTCTTCGGGTCTTTCATGTTTTTTGAGGAGGTATTCGTTTTCGAGCTTCTTAAGTTTTTGTGGGTCTTTGTAGATGTGTGCAATAACTTTAACTGCTTGGCTTCCAAAACGTGGAAAGATATGCTTAATGATGATGTTCTCCCTGCTTACTTTGAGTTCTTTTGCGAGGGAATCTTGAATAGTGTGTCGTGAAGGTGTTGGACCTTCGTTCTCAACAAGAGCAGTTACTCGTGTGCGTCCTAAGAGTGGTGTTTCTCGTTGTTTTGTGATGTTCATGTTATCGTACCTTTATTGCATATTCGCCTGCGCGTTTGATTCCTACTTGTTGTGCTACGAAGCTTTTTTCAGGATCTGAAACGTAAATCCTCCCGTGTGAGCTTGTCGCAGTTTGGTTTGATCCACATAAGGGGCATTCTGCAAGTCCCGCATCATAGAGTGCTCTACAGCTCTTGCATACTTTTTTCTTAGCCATTATTCTTTTGCCTCAGCTTGTTTGTTGCGTGCTTCTTCAATCCATTCAAGTTTGCCCAAGTGTTCTTGCCTCATGGTAAGGCCTAGTTTTGGAGAGGTGGGATCTTTGTAGGATACTGCGATAAGTCGTGCTCGGCATTTATCTCCCACTTTAAGTACACGCCCAGATTCTTTTCCAGTAAGGACTTTCTCCTTGGAGAAGGAGACAAAATCGTCCATGGTTTGGGATACGTGTACCATTCCTTCGATCGGACCGATTGAGAGGAATGCTCCGAAGTCTGCAATGTCTTTGATTTTTCCAATGAGTACTTCTTGGAGTTCTGGTTTGAAGGTGAGGAGGGTGAATTCACAGTCGTAGTATATTGCACCATCTCCGGGAATAACTTTTCCTTCACCTACTTGATCAAGTGTTGCAACATCAATAACAACGCCAAGCTCGTTTGAAATGTACCCGTCGTATTTCTTTTTAATACGATTGATGATTGCTTGATCGCGTTCTATATCAAATTCTTTTGGAGGTACGCGAATGTGGTCTTTGACTTTTATTTTGTAAAACACTGTTTTTCACCGCTATATGAGCTCTATTCGTTTTTTCTGCCTCATTACGATAAGGCGACCGTTCTTTGCCTTTATTTTAGCCTTTAACTCCTTATCTTGAGTAGCTACGGCAAAATCCGGCCCTGTTACGGTGTTTACGATCAACTGATCGACATTTAAAAGCTTGTCGGTTTTTATGGGAATTGCAGAAGATTGCTTGAGAATATCAAATCCAAGTCTTGCAGCGCGTCTTTCCGTAGGGCTTCCGTGTTCTATCAAATACTCAAGTTCATCAATTGTTTTATCAATATATGAAAGAGTGCAAGGGCCCGAAACTGCTTTTTTAATCTCTTCTACAATATCAATATGGAACTGAAACGGGAGTAACCAAAAATTTGTGTCAATGATAACAGTAAGCATAGGAACTCAACAATGTAAGAATATAAAAAAGGTAGGGTGAATAAACCCCAACCCCTTTTTGCAGTGTAGCCCCTTAGTGCTCATAGGCAGCTTGATAGCCGCGCATGAATGCCTCCTCTTGCGCAGAGATTTCATCCTGGTCGAGAAGGTCCTCATAGTCGGTGTAGAAGTCGTCGCTGCTAAGGACATCCTCTCTTACTTGTGTGTGTAAGAGTCGCCTCATAGCGATCACCCCCTTTCAACCCTATACGATAGTAAGGCATACCAAGTATAAATAGTTTACCAACGCGCTTAAAAAGAAACCTACAAGTAGTGTAAATTACCTGTGCTTTGTGAATGCCAAAATCATCTCTTTATTCCTCACTTCTGGATGGAACAAAACACCATAGATCTCTTTGTCTTGGTGTTTGATTGCTTGAGGAATCTTAGACTCTGTAAAAGAGATGAAATCTTTAGGCAGTGTTGCGTACTTGTTGTGCAGATGATAGACTTCTTGCTCGCCGCGTAATCCTAAGAAGGGGTTTACGAAAGTTTCTTTGTAGTATCCTATTTCGGTCTGCTTTTTGAGCTGTGCTCCAAAGGATAGGCAGATCATCTGGCAACCCGCGCAGATACCAAGAATAGGAATGCTTGTTGAGCGTATCCATGAGAAGTCTAGATCAAGGTAATGATCGTCTTTCAAGGACGTTCCGCAGATGATAATTTTATCACACGCGCTCGAGGAGGTGAATTGATTGAATGGAATTGTTTTGAATGCAATACCTTCTTTTTTGAGAATGTCTTCAACAGGTTTTACAAATTCGTAGAAGTGAAGAGGCTCTTTACAAAGATTCAAGATGAGCACACCACTCATAGATCCACCTCCATGCGCCACGAATTTCCCGAACCAAATATTTTTTTGTCTTTGATTTCTAGTGGTTCTTTGAAGAGCGGGCAGTACAGCACAAAGCTCTCAAACTCCCCCCCTTCTCCCGCAGGATTGATATGAAATTTTTCTTGGAGATCTCGTACTTCTTTGATAAACGTTGAATTAATTTCTCTTCCCAACCAGGTTTCATCCAGAGGATATGCTGCTACACCTGTAATGATGACTTTGAACCCAAAGCGCAGTAGATCTTCTAGGAGTTCAAGTTGATCTTTTTGCCAAAGAGGGTTAAAGCATTCAAGGTTGAGCTCGTTGCAGATGTTCTGTATGCGTGATGCTTGGTAGACTGATTCAACTGCGCCGGTAACCACACCTTCAATACCAAACTCTTCTTTTGCCTTTTTTATTGCTTCTTTGAGATCTTCAAGCTCGGTTTCTTTCTCCCCCCTTGTATTTTGGAGAATGAGGGGGAGGTTCATTGATTGTGCTTGTTTTGCTACTTTAGTTATTGAGGGCGTGTGAAACATGTAACTTGCTTCATTTGCTGAGGAAAGAGTGATAAGACAGGAAAGAGTGTATCCCTCTTTATGTGCGAGATACGCTGCAAGTAAACTATCTTTTCCTCCCGAACATAAGACGCCTAATTTCATCTATGATGTTCTTTAAGATGCTTCTTAATAAACTCATCTATATCCAAGGAGCAGATGTGCAGGAGAGTGCTTGTGTTAAGCAGAGTGACAAGATTAAACTAAAAGAATGAACTATGAACGACAAATGAATTATCGCGCATTCTTGGAGATGATAATCATTCTCTTTCCGGAAGAAATGGTAACTTCGTCGTCTTTTGCGATACCTGCAAACTTCCCTATTAACTCAGGTACTTTAAGTTGTCCTTTTGAGTAACTTATGGACGTTACGATTTTGGGTATGTCTTCATCCTCACCTTCCACTTTTTCTGTGCTGTGGAATGATTTTGTAGCGTCATAGAGGTGTTTTGCGATTTTATTAGCAACATCAATTCCTGTTGCTTCTGTGATTCCTTGAATCCCTGGTGAGAGATTTACTTCAATTACCTTTGGTCCTTGGGGACCTTTGAGAATATCTATGCCACAAATATCTAGTTTGAGTGCTTTTGCTGCTTTAACTGCTATTTGTTTTGTTTCAAGATCAAGTTCTACTTTTTCACCCTTTGCACCAGCATGTATGTTTGATCTTTTTTCGCCTTCAAGTGCTTTGCGTTTCATTGCAGCCACTACTTTTCCTCCGACGACAAATGCGCGAATATCTTCTCCGCCAGTCTCTACAAATTCTTGCACAATTACTGGTTGGTTGAGTGATGCAAACGCGTCAAGAATTGATTTTGCTGATGAAACACTCTCGGCAAACGTTACTCCTTTTCCTTGCGTTCCTTGGGGAAATTTAATAACTATGGGGTAGGAGACTCGATCAAGAATACGTTTTGCTTCTTTGGTTGAACTTGAGATGTATGTTGTAGGCATGGGAACTCCTGCCTGATCAAGAACAAGTTGGGTAAGCAGTTTATCATGACCTGTGGTGAATGCGTAGTCAGGAATAGGAACATAGGTTTTTTCTTGAAGAACACAAGTTACGCTGCGAAGAATTTGTACATATTTGAATGAGCCTTTAAGGTACATGCAATCATAGTCGGGAAGTGGCTTTCCTTGGTAGAGCACTTCAGGTCCTTTTGATGAGAGTTTTACTTCAACTTCTTTGATGTTGAGTTCATCAACATCTGTGAAATATTTCCTCATTGCTTGCGCTGTGATCTTGCTGCTCTTTGATCCTAAAGAGAGAAGTGCTGCTCGCATTTAGTCCGCCTCCTTTGCTGGATCAATGAGAAAGTCATTGATTAGAATATCTTGACCAATAAGTACAGGATATTTCATGTGAGATCTGTCTGCAAGAGTGAATCCGTTAGAGAGTTGTTTTCCTTTGATGTTGATGTGTGCTTGAACAATTGGTCTCACACCAGTTCCTGAAGCTGATTTTACTGTTGTTGAACGTAAGATGGGTCCGAGCTCAAGGTCTGCTGCGAGTCTGATGTCAACTGAGCTTTTTGTTGCACCTGTGTCTATTCGTGCAAGAACTGTTTTTTTCTTTCCAGAGGGCCCTTTGAGTGTTACGCGTTCAATAAGTCCGATAACGGTTTTTCCGGAGTATTGAACCGTGATATCTTGCCCCGAGCGTAATCTGGGAAACATATTCTCACATCTCTGGCAGGGGTTTTTATAGGTTTCGAGTATGAAAAAGACCTAAAAACGCTTTAAAAAGTTTGAAAAGGACAATTACCACGTAAAAATCAATTTTAAAGACTTTTAACGCTTTATTCAGTTCAATTTAGCAGGAAAGGAGTAATTCTTTTGCACGCTGTTTTCCTATCGTTAGAATAAACGATGCAAGCTTTGGTCCCCTGTCTTTTCCTATGAGAACCTTGTAAGCTGCTTGGAAAAATTCTTTTATGTCAAGATTGGCGTTTTTTATAAGAATGTAGAGTTCTTCATGAAGGGAAATTTCATCCCATTCTCGCTCATCAAGTTTCTGAGCTACTTGATGTAAGACTTCTTTATACTCTTGGGGAATATCTACAGGTCCTGGTTTGCGTACTTTGAAGATAAAT is a genomic window of Candidatus Woesearchaeota archaeon containing:
- a CDS encoding DNA-directed RNA polymerase subunit E'', which gives rise to MAKKKVCKSCRALYDAGLAECPLCGSNQTATSSHGRIYVSDPEKSFVAQQVGIKRAGEYAIKVR
- a CDS encoding DNA-directed RNA polymerase, producing the protein MFYKIKVKDHIRVPPKEFDIERDQAIINRIKKKYDGYISNELGVVIDVATLDQVGEGKVIPGDGAIYYDCEFTLLTFKPELQEVLIGKIKDIADFGAFLSIGPIEGMVHVSQTMDDFVSFSKEKVLTGKESGRVLKVGDKCRARLIAVSYKDPTSPKLGLTMRQEHLGKLEWIEEARNKQAEAKE
- a CDS encoding diphthine--ammonia ligase, with translation MKLGVLCSGGKDSLLAAYLAHKEGYTLSCLITLSSANEASYMFHTPSITKVAKQAQSMNLPLILQNTRGEKETELEDLKEAIKKAKEEFGIEGVVTGAVESVYQASRIQNICNELNLECFNPLWQKDQLELLEDLLRFGFKVIITGVAAYPLDETWLGREINSTFIKEVRDLQEKFHINPAGEGGEFESFVLYCPLFKEPLEIKDKKIFGSGNSWRMEVDL
- a CDS encoding RimK family alpha-L-glutamate ligase, producing the protein MRAALLSLGSKSSKITAQAMRKYFTDVDELNIKEVEVKLSSKGPEVLYQGKPLPDYDCMYLKGSFKYVQILRSVTCVLQEKTYVPIPDYAFTTGHDKLLTQLVLDQAGVPMPTTYISSSTKEAKRILDRVSYPIVIKFPQGTQGKGVTFAESVSSAKSILDAFASLNQPVIVQEFVETGGEDIRAFVVGGKVVAAMKRKALEGEKRSNIHAGAKGEKVELDLETKQIAVKAAKALKLDICGIDILKGPQGPKVIEVNLSPGIQGITEATGIDVANKIAKHLYDATKSFHSTEKVEGEDEDIPKIVTSISYSKGQLKVPELIGKFAGIAKDDEVTISSGKRMIIISKNAR
- a CDS encoding 30S ribosomal protein S27ae, encoding MGKKAKGKPRNRQVHTQYESGKLKNKVCPKCGPGYNMSAQKTRSHCGKCGYAESSKAAE
- a CDS encoding 50S ribosomal protein P1, with amino-acid sequence MEYVYAAMLIHKAGGKIDEASVKKVLEAAGVTVDEARVKALCAALEGVNIDEAIEKAAVVATPVAAAPAAGGDAGAAPEAKAEEKKEEKKDDGAAAAGLGALFG